The Elaeis guineensis isolate ETL-2024a chromosome 12, EG11, whole genome shotgun sequence sequence CGCAATGGCCTATACTAATTTCAGCACATTCCAAACCTAGATTCAGGGCTTCCTGTTTCAGAACTATAATCCAATGCAATATCATCAGCAACATTGtagtcttaaaatttttataaagagTTCCACGATAAACGAAATTTTCCCTATTGCCAAAAAAAATTACAATTTCCTGGAAATTTATTATCAAGAAAAATACCAATGAGTAAATGACAGCATGTTTACAGAATTGAGTCTATGATAGCTGAAATTGCTGAGAATATTCCAAGTCTGTCCCACATGCAATCATGCAAGCACCGACTCTAAATACAACATTAACTCGGAACATTATGGCCAGTGGTGCATTTAGTATCAGAAATAAGAGTAGGATTCACAATAGGATAATGACTGTCAATATTTGCATGGCCATGCCCCTAAAACCTTGGCCACAGAATGCATGGCCCAAGAACCTATTTTTAGCTGCTTCCCGAGCTCCAGTCCCTAGTATTGGAATCAATCAAGCTTGACATTGGAATAAAGAAGGGTGTCCCTTGTAAGCGGCATGTTCAGTAGAAGGTAGACCTGCAAGGCCAAAGACATTATATCAGCATCTATAACTCCTAGGCTTTTGAAATTCGTGAGAAATTGTAACTATCTCCATGACACAACACATACAGATACTTTTATGAAAACATGTCTTCAGATTCTCATGGTTTGAAAAAGTAGATCCGGCCCTTGTAACAAAAAAGTGTGCTTTTATGCAACAATCAGCAggtctaattaatatttttttatggaataaagaaatttcatttttaaattctaatttattcaGTATTGAGGATCTTCCCTCCACTAATTAGCTGGTGGTAAATAAGGGGGCACTCCAATTTCACCATATAAAGTATGGCTTACCGATGCTTGATCCGAGGAAGAATACAAGGTTGGCCATATAATAGGAAATAGGAATTGTCATTTTCAGaagttttttctttaaaaaataaaatggttTAGATGAAAGCTGATTTTAAAGTGATTTTCTTGCTTCAGTATGTTCGAGGGAGGGGAGAGAAAAGAGGGGGATGGTGGCACAAGGAGGGTGCGGGTGGCACTCCTGAAATAATAAGTAATGATGAGTAGCAATTTATTTTGTTCAAGTCAAAAAAGAGCAACAACTGCACCATGCATTCAGAACCTTCAGAATTAAATGGGGGAAGGGGTGGCACAAGAGTGGACCTTAAAGTTTTGTtccttaaaatataaataaaagctATGAGCTAATGGTTCTCACCCCAATAATAGTTGACACGAGAAGGATAACTCCAGTTATCCAGGCCAAACTTCGCCTGACTAGCAACACCTCTGAAGTTGAATTAGTTGTGCTTTCTTCTTCTAACCATCGTGAAATCCGTGCAGAAAAAGTCACGTCTAACATCGCTCCTGAGTGGGAAGAAGGCTCCTCATTTGACATGGTAATTAGGACAAGTTTCCCTGCAGCAGCAAAGGATTTAATAAAAACAACAAAACAGGAGAATAGGGAAAAAAAGTTATTGCACAGTTGTGACTCCATGACAAGTCAATTAAAGACCAGTATTCAGTTTAACTGAGTCGGAAAAAGACCTAGATGCCTTTTCTTTACTTAAGCAAACTAAcgtagaaaaattgattcttgttaaaaatcaaaaaaaggttGGAAGTTTTCAGAAAGTAGTAAAAAGCAAGAAAAatgtataaaaaaagaaaaaaaaaagaaaataatagcaCTAATAAATTCAAgacaaaaatcaaaattaacttGCTCATGGTTAGAAATAGTTTGCAACCACTTAAATtttacaaaaacaaaaaaaacaaaaaaaaaagaccatATTTTCATCAACATACTAATCAGACAAATGTTTTATATGGAAACAACCAAGAATTTgttaaaaatttcaataaaactaGAGCTAATGAAAAGGCCCAGATCCAAAATTCAACAAGCATCACAATAGAAAAATGATATACATCCATTCATATTAAGATATAGTAAGTTAGCTCAATGATGGACTGCTTCTACTTCCATATATGCAGATGTTAACAGaacaattgatgaaaaaattttgcttACAAAATGGTTTTCCAAGCTGTGAAGAGTCTGGGTATTGCTTGCTCATGCAATGTGCTAAGTATTTACAAGCCGCTTTTGTCATTAAGTTGTTTAACTAAGAGAAGGACCAATATTCTGCAGCCTACATTATGGAAACCCTACAAAGGAAGAAAAACCTAaatgatttatttttattgaatcatTAATTGCTGTCACAGGACTTTGCGGGTGGACTGATATGTTTGCTGTGTGGAGCATGAGTAGAAGTCCAGATGTAAATCTACAAGGCTACAAAAATGACCTCCATAAGCCGTCCGTAGCAAATCAAATAACTTGGCAAGAGTTGTCTGGAACAACTGTACTCCCTGCTGAGTAATGTCTTCTGACCCATATTCTTCTTCCAGCGCCTGTATCACAGTCATAAATTTACCAGCACATACATGGTCAAAAGTAGCAAAAAAATTTTCAGCATATAGATATCACAAACCAAAAGAGAATACAACTTAGTGTCCACACAGAAGTGCTTAAAAAAACACTAGCATGAGATATTGATATTAACTGACCAACCCACCTAAACAGCAATTACCATACTAAGATATGAAAGGAAGTGATTAGGTAAACTTTCACGATCAGCAACAAGTCACTTAGATTCGTTCATGTTTGATTACAAAGGATGCATGATAATATTGTGCTACACAAGCCAAGCCAATGTATACTTAAGGTAGGCTACATCACCTCACAAACAATCCTCATGCAAATTACATGAACATGTTGTATGGATACAGAAATTACACGAGTATACATTGCCAAAATCTCTGgctaaaagtatattaaaatgaTGAAGCGTCATCAACACCTATTCACAGATAATATGTGCTAAAATGAATATGATATGATCCATGATATCAAGACCATAAAGaactaataataattttataaaaaaaattgaaatcaccTCAATGCCTGTGAAATGGCCTATCAACAATTCTGCACGGCTTGCACTGCTATGAGCCAAATCATCATGAATCTCCACCGCCTTCTTGATGCTTCTAAACAGGGATACAAGACTAGATGCAAAATGCAGGTCCGCTTTCTGCAAGACATTAGCACTCAACCTGTCAGAAACTAAAACTGCATGCTTGCATAGGTGATGTCACCAAGAGAGGATCCCCAAACTTTGAACACAACCTGTATATATGTCAATTAATTTAATGGGCAAGAAAATGATGATACACTGAATCACTCAAAACATCATTCCAGATCCTCTTGAGGAAAAATCCATGGGAACGACAACAAAGTTCAGTGACCATTGTTTACTGATCATTATGACTAAAATTATTAACCATGCAGTATAAAGTGGCCAAATGAAATTTTTGCTAACAAGACAAATGGTTCATCATGATCTACAGCAAGATATTCAATTTTTGATAACACAAACTGTTCATTACAATGTACCCTTGGAAGATGCATGGGGGCCAAAATTCAATTGGTTTAGATACTTTTTGGTCATGGATAAGAATGAACGAATGGTCCTCCAACTAGAAAGATGTTATTTCAAAAATCACTTGGAACACAGTAAGAGAGTTTCTATGACATCCATTTTTTGTCTTTAGGTGTTTCAACAATACAACAAACAGTTTAGGGGATTAATTTAGTCACCATATTCAtatgtatataaaaataaaaatacataagCACATACTACATACAGATATATCTCTACCATATATAAAAGTGAAAACATGGGTGAAGCGAATAACGGCTGTAAATCTCTATAAACAAACTCCCTTTTTCAGTTGACAACCCCTCCTCAGTatattcatccaaaaaaaaaaacttagacaAAAACAAGATAAGTACATCCATTAAAAAACAGAAGCATATACATCAATTCACATTATTCAGAAAAATATGACAGCTAAAGCCAAACCATTGCGCTCATGCACACATACACTCACAGAAAGAAGAGGGAAATTTATGATTGACCTTTGAAAGATGCAACTTTAAACTGCTACCACTTGGCAAAGGAACACTCAATTCTCCATCTAGGGACTTGACAGAACCAAGATATGATCCCCTCAGCCAGTGTGCCTGCATAATTTGATATGTTAGTGCAAATCATCAAGGCTATAATCCTAATACTATATAAAAGCAACTATATTTCCAAACTTTCAATTCATGTAGTAACCCTAACTAAACTCCCCCATTAAACATGTGAACCATGCTAAACTTCTATAAAAAATGGATAACTTCGCTGGAATCCCAGAAGAAGAAGTTTAAGGGGGGAAGTCTACTCGAGttggtgtgttttttttttttaaattccatGCACATAAGTGTTACATCATCCAAAGCCCAAATTCATAGTGTTTGTTGGTCATAGCAAAACTTAATAACTCACTTACAATAAGAATATAATACTGCAAATATATCTTTAACAATTTCATGAAGAATGCATATCATCATCTGATCcacaattaaatatttttaaacttatcatatatccaaaaatctttagcAATTGCATGCATTTTCATGTCATTATAACTGCTTATTTTAAAAGGAGATTGGCATATCCAGCAGCTTATGAACTTGTGTACGTGAAAAATTGAACTCACAAGATTGCTGAGCTCCTTATCAACACAAGCAGCATTACACTCATCCTCTAAAGGTTCAACTAAAGTAACAACAGAAACTTCATCCTCATCTGCAAAAAATTCAAGGTCATCATAGCATCAGCTTTTTTATGTGTAATAGGTACATATAAAAAGAAGACAAATAACAATAGCATTTGTAATGTTTCCTCAACACTACTAAAGCAAAATTCACTAACCTGGAAGTCGAATTTCAGCTTTCCTTGAACCAATAATCCTACTTCCGAAGAGAGTATCCACTTGGGTGTTTAAATAGTCAGTAGACAGCAATGGCCCTGCAAGTAGAACATTGTAAGTCATGTAAACAAAAAAGAGACAAATAACAACTCATTTTGAACCTTGATTAAGTTGAAGAAACTGACCCTTAACTCCCGAAACTTCTAGAATCATAACAGCATGAGGCCTGTCAAATGGGTTGGGGGATAGAACCTCATTTAACTGCAAAAGAAATGGACCAAAGTGTCAGAGTATAACAGTGACAAAAGTATCTATGAAAAGATTTGCTTCACTGTGCACCTTATATGAAGAATCAGAAGGAAGCAACGAAGGTGGTGCAAAACCAAGTAAGACTGATGTGGCCGCTGCAACTTCATATAATGACATTGCATTGGTCTGCGACACAATAAAAATTCCATGATCAAATTATGCTGCATATAAACATAGGGTGAAAAAAAACCACAATGATGTCTTCCGAGATATACCAGATGTCAACAAAGAGAGTGAAAAGGAGGTTTAACAAGAATAAACAACGTAGCATTCCTCATCCAGCACAAGCATGTAATACACGCTAACACGGGCCAACATGGTTTCTTTTAGCAATTCTTCTAATTCCAATTGGTGTTCAAAATATATcaccataatttttttcttcttatcaaAGCATCAATATCCGTACCCTTGAAGAATTGTAAAAATCATTGATCTTTAGGGCTGGAACTAGGCCAAACCATACCCCTACCCAATCCTGGCCCGAATTTTTTTGGGAATTCGGGCCGGGCttagacccaaatttttttgaaaaatccaaGCCCAAGCTTGGGTCCAATCCAAGCCCAGCCCAAACCCAATTGGGCTATCCCAAattacctttttttcttttttgatgttgATGTTTGGTACTTGGAGAGGATATTAAAAAGAAAGCTAAAACAGAGGGGGACGAAAGCAACTCTCTAGCCTAAAAAATTCACATTCAACTAATATGAAGCACAATAAATCAAGTTACCAATAATATGCTCCTACACCACTGGTGAAATCCTTTCACAGAGAAATGATAAATAAACAAGCTTCTTTCTTGATAAGTTATTATTAACCAATAAGAATTATTAGAACCTGTTTGATGATTTTTTGATGGAATTCTTTCTTGGTTCAAATGATCGTTGTTTACCTGTATTCTTCATAGCAATCGAAGTCCTTACAATCGCTAAGATTATTGGAGGCTATGACAAGGCAAAAGAATAGGAGATGAGGGAGAATATGCCGTACTCTTCTCCAAGAGGTCTTGCCACTCCCACTGTCGCACTACCAACGTCACCACCACACCCCCATTATCACCTCCAATGGCACCACCATTCAAGGGGGCGCTCGCCGGCTCGTCATTCTCAAAGTCCGGTGCCGTGGCACCCTCCGATGGGGCACTCGGCTTTGATTGTTTGACATTGGCAACAGCAGCCATCGTTTCAAGTTTAATTCGATGGGTccgaaaagagagagggagggagagaaataGAGATGGAGGAGGTGGCTGGAGGCACTCTCGAGTGATTTGATCTCACAACCCCATGGGATGGGGCAGGCCTCAGAGTTCCTTAAGGTGGTGGATGGAGTGCTGGAGATCGAGCAGCAAGTCTGGTGGCCGAACAGGACTAGAGGAGAGGCACCATTGTGGCTAAAAGGAGGTAATGGGCTCTAGGAGAACTTCAGAACCCTAGGCCCCAAGTCAAGGAAAAGTTGTTTCTATTTGGGATTCTACCAGACTCTTCGAGTTTGAGAGAAGAAGAGCCCTTGATTTCCATCGATTTTGGTCAAGCTGGCTCAATTGAATGAAATCAACAAAGCCTAAATGCCTAATAGACTGAGCCTAAGTGCTTAGGCTCAAGCCTAAACCTTGGGATTGGGGATCGGGCCTAAATTCAGGCACAAGCTCGGGCTAGACCAATGGTACACCCGAGCTCGGCCCGAAAAGAAAATGGACTCTATATCCAAGCCCAAACCCAGCCTAATATTGTTCGAGCCTAGCCCGTAGGCTAACTTGAAGTCAGGCCGAGCAGATGGGCTTCGAGCCGACCCAAGCCCATTACTGATCATGCCAAATAATTGTACTCAAGCAAGAACCTGCATCCTCTTGTAATACACGTTAGAATAACtgaaagaattttaaaaaaaatgagcaaAAGGTACTCTTTTAGATCCCAAGGTTTTCCACCTGCTGGAAATATGCAAAATATGTTAGAGGACACCATCATGCAACACACATGAGGATAATGATCATATATGCTCTCTTAAGTCCTTTTTTCCTCAAGTTATCATGGTTTAATCTACAAGTTGCTGAATATCTAACCTTGGCAAGGTCCAACACACTTATGTGAGATTTATCTGTACCTTTGACACTTTTCTGCATTAAACTAGAACCAACATGTGGATAATTAGGGCCTCTGAGATAACACATGTATGCACATAGTTGTGTACATATTATCTGcatgcacgcacgcacacacaagtacatacatatacatctctctctctctttgtgtgtgtgtgtgtgtgactgTAAAATTCTAGTTATaaatatgcatgtgtgtgtgtgcgtgtgtgtctgTAAAATTCTAGCTATAAATATGCCCTCTATTTTACATATCTATATTATAGGTTTCGTTAGTGGAGGAAAtgaaaaggtttgcatacagcCCTAGTCTAATCTGAGGCCTACAGCTCCCCAACCTTCAGAAGCAGCCACTGGTAGAAATGCGGAATCTATGCCTATATTAGAATCACGGGCACATCCTGTGATTTCATGAAATCAAATGTCTTAGTTTGTCACGGCAAACCACCCCAAGCTTACTCGTTGAACTGCCTCATATCTGCTTTAAGCCTTCTAAAACAGTTCTTGGGAAGATTGTTCTGAATAATAAATCACGTCTAAGTTTAGGCTTCTTAGCAAGACATCTACCATCCAGTATCCCAGTAACTACTCACAGCGAAATCCAAGACATAACAAATTTGAAAAACCCCAAAGCTGATAACCATGTGACATGCCGCATGGTAAACATTCTGTTCTTTCTTAGAGACCTAACCTTATAAAACGTTCATTTATATCATTGCACGTATCTATTCAACCTCCTGCAATTGAGAGTCTGAAAGCCGATCGGAAAATTTGATTCACCACGTTCAAAGCCCAAGTTCACGACAGATAAACCCAGAAATCCTGAAAAGACAGAACCTTGGAAAACGAAACAAAAAACGAGTCCATAAAGAGAGCCTGATCTTGGAAATTACCTCCCCTGCGGCATCCAATGGCCGATTCCGAATATATCTTTGAGAAGAGCCATCGAGAAAGAAGACCGAACGGCTACTCTCGGCCTGGACGAATAAATACATACTAATTAGCAAGATTAAGGCGAAATCTATCGCTAAATCCACTAAATCGAATAGGGTGAATCTAAAATCTGATCAACGAATGAACGAAATATTTTGGCGGATGAGACGGGGAGAAAAGGAAACAAACCCTGGCTTGAAGGCAGAGGAAGGATATCAACATCAGAAAATTAAGCTTCGCCACGCCGCGGAAATCCATAGCGGAAAAGATTGGGAAAACAGAGAGTTTAGGGTTTCTGGGATCGAGCTCCCGTGAATAGAAAGAGGATCTCCGCACAGAGGAGAAGGATAGTAGAAATATAACGTTTTGTTTATCGTGTGCCGCAGGAACACCAGAAAGGCAGGCTGTAGATGCCATTTCACGACGTGCGCCTGGGCGTAGAAGTTCTGTGCCGATGTACGGTCATCCGTCCGCTATATTATTAATCAAAATAATGtagtttttaatttatttataaaaataatgtaaTTCTATAAAACTTCACCatcctctcaaaatattttaattaaaattgatACGAAGATGATAGAGattgattttctattttttcttcttcttttaaaatttatttaaattaaaattaattttttttattttatttttttaattaaatttttttaattaaatttaaaatttttattttttaaatttaaattataaattttatttttttatttttttatttttaaaatttaaaatttatatttttctgtttctttttacatttaagtaattttttgaaaACGTTATTTCAAATGACCGGATATTATACTTTGTGAACATAGATACACAGAGTCTCATATGTCTCATCTATctcagaattaaaatttttattttttaaaatttaaaaattttaattttaatttttttcaattttttttcattttttctcttttttatgactttttttaggtactttttctcttttttgagatattttattaacaaaattaatttgaaatgaaaaaaataatttgaaacagtgatttttttgaattcaaaaaaaatatatttttttataatttaaaattataattataatttttttatttttttaattttttatttttatggtatttttatttttttagatattttttttgagatatttttaaaaatattaatttaaaatgagaaaagtaatttgaaatgatgttttttattttaattaaaattaaaattattattttttcaaaatttagaaatataattcttttttttttattttttatattttttatatttttttatttttttgagttattttttattttgaatatttttttaaaaaaattagtttgaaatagggatactaatttgaaatggtgatttttatttgaattcaaattaaaatttttattttataaaaaaattagaattagaatttttatttttttaatttttttatggtgttttttatttttttatttttttgacgtatttttttttgatatttttttaaaaaaattaatttgaaatggggatactaatttgaaatgatgatttttatttgaattaaaattaaaatttttattttttttaaaatttagaattataatttttattttttttatttttttagatcaatttttttagatattttttaaaaaaataatttgaaatgaaaaaaataatttaaaatgatgatttttatttgaatcaaaattaaaatttttattattttataaatttaaaattataatttttatttttttattttttttgaaattaaataattaaactcatcattttaaatggtgttgtTGAAAACACCATTTTAAATGAtaactttaattatttttttttgtcatctACGTGGAGTGGTGACGTGACGGATATAAAatgtcattttaaatgatattttacagatttgtattatttttataaataaattaaaaagtatattattttgataaataattttttttaaaaaaatatttagatattgAACTCTATTTTATGGATCTGATCTGTCTGTTCCTGTGTCAATCCACAGCGTCTATTCCCATGCCATGTCATGGGCTCAACAGCTCAAGCCAACACCTACGATTATCATAGCTTTCCTCCTAGCCGTGTGGTTTGATTTTGATCAGTTGGTACCAGACTcacgaaaaaaatttaaaatttaaatcaatataaatcaaattaaaaaattgaattaaatttttaaatttggattttaaatttaaaattaatttttaaaaattttaggtttTGAATTTAGtgttataaaatttaaatccaatCCAAAGTTCAAGTTTTCAAATAGAATATTAGgttcaattttgaaatcaaattttcaaatccATAATACTTTATATTAGAGTTAGATTTAGATATAATGCAACCTAATCCAATCCATTTATATCCCTAAAATTCAACTCGGTCTCCTTGCACAATCGCTATATCAAataatatcaagaaaaattaatacTGGTTGATTAATATTAGCGAATTCTTAGAGAAATATATTGATGGTTTTTCATaatctaagagaaaaaaaatatagatctctTTTATATTGCattataactattttttttattatcggtACGTGATTCTAGTCGGACAATGTTTTCTTTTTAATATAGATGTCATATCAATGGCATCATGGACTTTTGGGTGCTAACCAACGATCTTTACTTGATATGcacaattatatttattattttacgtATCTTTGAATGCAATTGTATCTATACAACTGAAGACAACTGGC is a genomic window containing:
- the LOC105055723 gene encoding uncharacterized protein, which translates into the protein MDFRGVAKLNFLMLISFLCLQARAESSRSVFFLDGSSQRYIRNRPLDAAGETNAMSLYEVAAATSVLLGFAPPSLLPSDSSYKLNEVLSPNPFDRPHAVMILEVSGVKGPLLSTDYLNTQVDTLFGSRIIGSRKAEIRLPDEDEVSVVTLVEPLEDECNAACVDKELSNLAHWLRGSYLGSVKSLDGELSVPLPSGSSLKLHLSKKADLHFASSLVSLFRSIKKAVEIHDDLAHSSASRAELLIGHFTGIEALEEEYGSEDITQQGVQLFQTTLAKLFDLLRTAYGGKLVLITMSNEEPSSHSGAMLDVTFSARISRWLEEESTTNSTSEVLLVRRSLAWITGVILLVSTIIGVYLLLNMPLTRDTLLYSNVKLD